In Streptomyces dangxiongensis, one DNA window encodes the following:
- a CDS encoding sucrase ferredoxin, whose product MSRCATVSRNLDEPLSGTAAMATTWLLLEQSGPWGAKALTSSHLDPALGRALEAAADGTGVRVALIRRPGPHADHGASPVRQVYAAHTVPGRVWLHGATTRDPQRLLDLDFAALGAGEHRSLGAVLGGRPHRGDPLALVCTNGKRDRCCALLGRSLAAELADSGVRGVWEVTHLGGHRFAPTVLVLPYGYAYGRAGAHTVKEALHGVREGRVVVEGCRGCSAWDRPGQAAELAVRSAAGEYRAGVLSVVRTDGAAPRWEVTVLHADGRRWRVTVAQGTSLPPRPESCGAAVLGAPARMEVTDMRALSRTALAS is encoded by the coding sequence GTGAGTAGGTGTGCGACCGTCTCCCGGAACCTCGACGAGCCGCTTTCCGGCACGGCGGCCATGGCGACGACGTGGCTGCTGCTGGAACAGTCCGGCCCGTGGGGTGCCAAGGCGCTCACTTCCAGTCACCTGGACCCCGCGCTGGGCCGGGCCCTGGAAGCCGCCGCCGACGGGACCGGCGTACGCGTCGCCCTGATCCGGCGGCCCGGGCCCCATGCCGACCACGGCGCGTCCCCGGTCCGCCAGGTGTACGCGGCCCACACCGTTCCGGGACGCGTGTGGTTGCACGGCGCCACCACCCGCGATCCTCAGCGGCTCCTCGATCTCGACTTCGCCGCCCTGGGAGCGGGCGAGCACCGTTCCCTCGGCGCCGTGCTCGGCGGGCGGCCGCACCGCGGCGACCCGCTCGCGCTCGTGTGCACCAACGGCAAACGTGACCGCTGCTGCGCCCTTCTGGGCCGCTCCCTCGCCGCCGAGCTGGCCGACTCGGGGGTGCGCGGGGTGTGGGAGGTCACCCATCTGGGCGGACATCGTTTCGCGCCGACGGTGCTCGTCCTGCCCTACGGCTACGCCTACGGCCGCGCCGGGGCGCACACCGTCAAGGAAGCCCTGCACGGCGTGCGGGAGGGGCGTGTGGTCGTCGAGGGATGCCGCGGGTGCTCCGCGTGGGACCGGCCCGGCCAGGCGGCCGAGCTGGCCGTCCGGTCGGCCGCGGGCGAGTACCGGGCGGGTGTGCTCAGCGTCGTACGGACCGACGGCGCGGCCCCGCGCTGGGAGGTCACCGTCCTCCACGCCGACGGCCGCCGGTGGCGGGTCACCGTGGCGCAGGGCACGTCGCTGCCGCCCCGGCCGGAGAGCTGCGGCGCGGCGGTGCTCGGCGCGCCCGCGCGGATGGAGGTGACCGACATGCGCGCACTGAGCCGGACGGCACTGGCCAGCTAG
- a CDS encoding ATP-binding protein → MSPTPPARRLRLGMPRRVFSQVLLMQVAIAAGVAVLATGLFLAPLSKQLDQEAMRRALAIAETTAQDPQIAEGVLSTPPNRSGPVQKEAERIRRATRAEYIVVLNRDWVRWSHPTASEIGRRVSTDPTDALAGRKVMEIDKGTLGRSARGKVPLYDTGHRVVGAVSVGIAYDSVRARLISAIPGLFAYAGGALAVGALAAWLISRRVQRQTRDLAFSDISALLAEREAMLHGIREGVVALDRGGRIRLLNDEARRLLGIGDEAVGRAPDEALGAGRTTDVLAGRVTGTDLLTVRGQRVLVANRMPIEDGGAVATLRDRTELEQLGRELDSTRGLIDALRAQDHEHANRMHTLLGLLELEMYDDAVEFVGEVVGDHRATAEQVAERVQDPLLAALLVGKATVAAERGVALWVSERTRLPDRLIDPRGLVTIVGNLVDNAVDAVAGTLHARVEAELRTEGRTVVLRVCDTGPGIPADRRELVFTEGWSTKKPPAHGKRGIGLSLVRRLAERQGGSATVCTAAGGGAEFTVVLPEALTEPEREPTVREETPGTAAVAVTAETEEEAR, encoded by the coding sequence ATGAGCCCCACTCCCCCCGCCCGTCGCCTGCGCCTCGGCATGCCCCGGCGCGTGTTCTCGCAGGTGCTGCTCATGCAGGTGGCGATCGCCGCGGGAGTCGCCGTACTGGCGACGGGACTGTTCCTGGCTCCGCTGAGCAAGCAGCTTGACCAGGAGGCGATGCGCCGCGCGCTGGCCATCGCCGAGACCACCGCCCAGGATCCGCAGATCGCCGAGGGCGTTCTCAGCACCCCGCCGAACAGGTCCGGGCCCGTGCAGAAGGAGGCCGAGCGCATACGGCGAGCCACCCGCGCCGAGTACATCGTGGTGCTGAACCGGGACTGGGTGCGCTGGTCACACCCCACGGCCTCGGAGATCGGCCGGCGCGTCTCCACCGATCCCACCGACGCCCTGGCCGGCAGGAAGGTCATGGAGATCGACAAGGGCACCCTCGGCCGCTCGGCCCGTGGCAAGGTCCCGCTGTACGACACCGGCCACCGCGTCGTCGGCGCGGTCTCGGTCGGCATCGCCTACGACAGCGTCCGGGCACGGCTGATCAGTGCGATCCCGGGGTTGTTCGCGTACGCCGGCGGTGCGCTCGCGGTGGGTGCCCTGGCCGCCTGGCTGATCTCGCGCCGGGTCCAGCGGCAGACCCGGGACCTGGCGTTCTCCGACATCTCGGCGCTGCTCGCGGAGCGCGAGGCGATGCTGCACGGCATCCGGGAGGGCGTCGTCGCGCTCGACCGCGGCGGCCGGATCCGGCTGCTGAACGACGAGGCGCGGCGGCTGCTGGGCATCGGCGACGAGGCGGTCGGACGGGCCCCGGACGAGGCACTCGGCGCCGGCCGCACGACGGACGTGCTCGCCGGCCGGGTGACCGGCACCGACCTGCTCACCGTGCGCGGCCAGCGGGTCCTGGTCGCCAACCGGATGCCCATCGAGGACGGGGGCGCCGTCGCCACCCTGCGCGACCGCACGGAACTGGAACAGCTAGGGCGCGAACTGGACTCCACCCGCGGGCTGATCGACGCCCTGCGCGCCCAGGACCACGAGCACGCCAACCGCATGCACACCTTGCTCGGACTGCTGGAACTGGAGATGTACGACGACGCCGTGGAGTTCGTCGGTGAAGTGGTCGGCGACCACCGGGCCACCGCCGAGCAGGTCGCCGAGAGGGTCCAGGACCCGCTGCTGGCCGCGCTGCTGGTCGGCAAGGCGACTGTGGCGGCCGAGCGCGGGGTCGCCCTGTGGGTGTCGGAGCGCACCCGGCTCCCGGATCGGCTGATCGATCCGCGGGGGCTGGTGACGATCGTGGGCAACCTCGTGGACAACGCCGTGGACGCGGTCGCGGGCACCCTCCACGCGCGCGTGGAGGCCGAGTTGCGCACGGAGGGCCGCACGGTGGTCCTCCGGGTGTGCGACACCGGCCCCGGAATCCCGGCGGACCGGCGGGAGCTGGTCTTCACCGAAGGGTGGTCCACCAAGAAGCCGCCCGCGCACGGCAAGCGGGGCATCGGGCTCTCCCTGGTGCGCCGGCTCGCCGAACGGCAGGGCGGCAGCGCGACCGTGTGCACCGCGGCCGGTGGCGGCGCGGAGTTCACCGTGGTGCTGCCCGAGGCACTGACCGAGCCGGAACGCGAGCCTACGGTGCGCGAGGAAACCCCCGGGACGGCCGCCGTCGCCGTCACCGCCGAGACCGAGGAGGAGGCGCGATGA
- a CDS encoding response regulator, translated as MIEVLVVDDDIRVARVNAAYVQKVPGFHVAGEAHSAAEALRQVETLPRLDLVLLDHYLPDGTGLAVVQEMRRRGHQTDVIMVTAARDVSTVQAAMRHGALQYLVKPFAFAGLRAKLDAYAELRRTLDGGGEAEQAQVDRIFGALSTPSEPRLPKGHSPTTAELVRQALINAEGPLSAQEIAERTGVSRQTAQRYLKLLERTGRARLTLRYGDAGRPEHRYAWVAP; from the coding sequence ATGATCGAGGTCCTGGTCGTGGACGACGACATCCGCGTCGCCCGCGTGAACGCCGCCTACGTGCAGAAGGTACCCGGTTTCCATGTGGCCGGCGAGGCACACAGCGCGGCCGAGGCACTGCGCCAGGTGGAGACCCTGCCGCGGCTGGACCTCGTCCTGCTGGATCACTATCTGCCCGACGGGACGGGGCTTGCGGTCGTCCAGGAGATGCGCCGGCGCGGCCACCAGACGGACGTGATCATGGTGACCGCGGCGCGTGACGTGTCGACCGTCCAGGCGGCCATGCGGCACGGTGCGCTCCAGTACCTGGTGAAACCGTTCGCCTTCGCGGGGCTGCGGGCCAAGCTGGATGCGTACGCCGAGCTGCGGCGGACCCTGGACGGCGGCGGCGAGGCCGAACAGGCGCAGGTGGACCGCATCTTCGGTGCCCTGTCCACCCCGTCGGAGCCCCGGCTGCCCAAGGGCCACTCCCCCACCACGGCCGAGCTGGTGCGCCAGGCACTGATCAACGCCGAGGGACCGCTGTCCGCCCAGGAGATCGCCGAGCGGACGGGGGTGAGCCGGCAGACCGCCCAGCGGTACCTGAAGCTCCTGGAGCGCACCGGGCGGGCCCGCCTGACCCTCAGGTACGGCGATGCAGGCCGCCCGGAACACCGGTACGCCTGGGTGGCGCCGTAG